From the genome of Nakamurella flavida, one region includes:
- the treY gene encoding malto-oligosyltrehalose synthase, with translation MKIPVSTYRLQITESFDLHAAAALVPQIARLGADWVYLSPILQAEEGSEHGYDVTDHSRVDVSRGGSAGLAAVAQAAHAAGLGVLADIVPNHVGVATAAQSVWWWDVLTHGRGSRYAEAFDIDWAAGDGRLRLPVLGDGPDELDELVVKDGELHYYDNRYPIAAGTGGGTAKQVHDRQAYELVSWRRADAELNYRRFFAVTTLAGIRVELPAVFDESHAEIKRWIDEGLIDGLRIDHPDGLYDPGAYLDRLAQLTGGRYVLVEKIIEGDETVPASWATAGTTGYEALAALDRVLVDPAGQEALDLLDTDLRGGLVVDWGRMTRSTKRAVADGILRSEVLRLARLVPDIEGADDAIAELLSSFSVYRTYLPLGEQYLDEALAFATATRPDLADTLRQVSERLREIGTEFSTRFQQTSGMVMAKGVEDCAFYRWTRLTSLTEVGADPAEFSLPPQEFHRVQIERGRRSPYAMTTMTTHDTKRSEDTRARISVVAEIAADWSADVRQWLAWAPLADGPLANLLFQAAVGAWPIERERLHAYAEKASREAGNSTAWIDGDEDFEKTMHALVDAIYDHPRLHAAVLRTVDRLAGPGRVNGLTAKLVQLTSTGVPDVYQGSELWERSLVDPDNRRPVDHPLRAELLTRIDGGWVPPVDEEGAAKLLVTTRALHLRRDRPELFTGYTPITASGPAADHLLGFDRGGAITLATRLPVGLERVGGWSGTTVELSADLTDVLTGRELAGGTTEVGELFAHYPVALLAPTER, from the coding sequence ATGAAGATCCCTGTGTCCACCTACCGGTTGCAGATCACCGAGTCGTTCGATCTGCACGCCGCGGCCGCCCTGGTGCCGCAGATCGCCCGCCTCGGTGCCGACTGGGTCTACCTGTCGCCGATCCTGCAGGCGGAGGAGGGCTCGGAGCACGGCTACGACGTCACCGACCACTCCCGGGTCGACGTGTCCCGGGGCGGGTCGGCCGGGTTGGCGGCCGTGGCGCAGGCGGCGCACGCGGCCGGTCTCGGCGTGCTCGCGGACATCGTCCCCAACCACGTCGGCGTGGCCACCGCCGCGCAGTCGGTGTGGTGGTGGGACGTGCTGACCCACGGTCGGGGGTCCCGGTACGCCGAAGCGTTCGACATCGACTGGGCTGCCGGCGACGGGCGGCTCCGGCTGCCCGTCCTCGGCGACGGCCCGGACGAGCTGGACGAGCTCGTGGTCAAGGACGGGGAGCTGCACTACTACGACAACCGCTACCCCATCGCGGCCGGGACCGGCGGCGGGACGGCGAAGCAGGTGCACGACCGGCAGGCCTACGAGCTGGTCAGCTGGCGCCGGGCCGACGCCGAGCTGAACTACCGTCGGTTCTTCGCGGTGACCACCCTCGCCGGGATCCGGGTCGAACTGCCCGCCGTGTTCGACGAGTCGCACGCCGAGATCAAGCGGTGGATCGACGAGGGCCTTATCGACGGGCTGCGCATCGACCACCCGGACGGCCTGTACGACCCGGGTGCCTACCTGGACCGTCTGGCCCAGCTGACCGGGGGCCGGTACGTGCTGGTCGAGAAGATCATCGAGGGCGACGAGACCGTCCCGGCCTCCTGGGCCACCGCCGGCACCACCGGCTACGAGGCACTGGCCGCGCTGGACCGGGTGCTCGTCGACCCGGCCGGTCAGGAGGCGCTGGACCTGCTGGACACCGATCTGCGCGGCGGCCTGGTCGTCGACTGGGGCCGGATGACCCGCAGCACCAAGCGTGCGGTCGCCGACGGCATCCTGCGCTCGGAGGTCCTGCGCCTCGCGCGCCTGGTGCCGGACATCGAGGGGGCCGACGACGCGATCGCCGAGCTGTTGTCCTCGTTCAGCGTCTACCGCACCTACCTGCCGCTGGGCGAGCAGTACCTGGACGAGGCGCTGGCCTTCGCCACCGCCACTCGCCCAGATCTGGCCGACACGCTGCGACAGGTGTCCGAGCGGCTCCGGGAGATCGGCACCGAGTTCAGCACCCGCTTTCAGCAGACCTCCGGCATGGTCATGGCCAAGGGTGTGGAGGACTGCGCCTTCTACCGGTGGACCCGGCTCACCTCCCTTACCGAGGTGGGCGCCGACCCGGCCGAGTTCTCCCTGCCCCCGCAGGAGTTCCACCGGGTGCAGATCGAGCGCGGCCGGCGCAGCCCGTACGCGATGACCACGATGACCACCCACGACACCAAGCGCAGTGAGGACACCCGGGCACGGATCTCTGTGGTCGCCGAGATCGCCGCCGACTGGAGCGCCGACGTCCGGCAGTGGCTGGCCTGGGCACCCCTGGCCGACGGCCCGCTCGCCAACCTGCTCTTCCAGGCGGCGGTCGGCGCCTGGCCGATCGAGCGCGAGCGCCTGCACGCCTACGCGGAGAAGGCCTCCCGCGAGGCCGGCAACTCCACCGCGTGGATCGACGGCGACGAGGACTTCGAGAAGACCATGCACGCCCTGGTCGACGCGATCTACGACCACCCGCGGCTGCACGCCGCGGTGCTGCGCACGGTCGACCGGCTCGCCGGTCCCGGGCGGGTCAACGGGCTGACCGCCAAACTCGTCCAGCTCACCTCGACCGGTGTGCCGGACGTCTACCAGGGCAGTGAGCTGTGGGAGCGGTCGCTGGTCGATCCGGACAACCGGCGCCCGGTGGACCACCCACTGCGCGCCGAGCTGCTCACCCGGATCGACGGCGGCTGGGTGCCCCCCGTCGACGAGGAGGGCGCGGCCAAGCTCCTGGTCACCACCCGGGCCCTGCACCTGCGTCGGGACCGCCCCGAGCTGTTCACCGGGTACACCCCGATCACCGCGTCGGGCCCGGCCGCCGATCACCTGCTCGGCTTCGACCGCGGTGGCGCGATCACCCTGGCCACCCGGTTGCCGGTCGGACTGGAGCGGGTCGGCGGGTGGTCCGGCACCACCGTCGAGCTGTCGGCGGACCTGACCGACGTGCTCACCGGTCGGGAGCTGGCCGGGGGAACCACCGAGGTGGGCGAGCTCTTCGCGCACTACCCGGTGGCCCTGCTCGCCCCCACCGAGCGCTGA
- a CDS encoding SRPBCC family protein, whose product MHRLLTAHGDAPADTVWIRYVEPARWPGWSPQIRRAESSDPVLRSGSTGRVFSLPGVSFPFTVLSVDDDRRRWAWKVHLPLGVVLTLDHLVQPDGDGSRTALRVHGPAPLVLAYAPLAQIALNRLVRR is encoded by the coding sequence ATGCACCGATTGCTCACCGCGCACGGCGACGCCCCGGCCGACACCGTGTGGATCCGGTACGTCGAACCCGCCCGCTGGCCCGGATGGTCGCCGCAGATCCGGCGGGCCGAGAGCTCCGACCCGGTACTGCGATCCGGCAGCACCGGCCGGGTGTTCAGCCTGCCGGGGGTCTCGTTCCCCTTCACGGTGCTGTCCGTGGACGACGACCGCCGCCGCTGGGCCTGGAAGGTGCACCTGCCGCTGGGCGTCGTCCTCACCCTGGACCATCTGGTGCAGCCGGACGGCGACGGCAGCCGGACCGCCCTGCGGGTGCACGGTCCGGCGCCGCTCGTCCTGGCCTACGCTCCGCTCGCGCAGATCGCGCTCAACCGGCTCGTCCGCCGCTGA
- a CDS encoding HAD family hydrolase produces the protein MLFDMDGTLTDSEKLWTIALERLAVELGGTMSAQARAAMVGKPIGPAIALLHADLGIERDAAASTARLMELTGEVFRAGMPWRPGARELLADVRAAGLATALVTATYRSLVEIALETLGRDNFDVTVCGDEVARGKPHPDPYLRAMELLDVAAPNSLAVEDSPTGTRAAELAGVAVLVVPSEVPVPPGPARAFAPTLVSMTAGSLRTIHAEFGAGDWVGVQS, from the coding sequence GTGCTCTTCGACATGGACGGCACGCTCACCGACTCGGAGAAGCTCTGGACGATCGCCCTCGAGCGGTTGGCCGTGGAGCTGGGCGGGACGATGTCCGCGCAGGCCCGGGCGGCGATGGTCGGCAAACCCATCGGGCCGGCCATCGCGCTGCTGCACGCCGATCTGGGCATCGAGCGCGACGCGGCCGCGTCCACCGCCCGCTTGATGGAGTTGACCGGGGAGGTGTTCCGGGCCGGCATGCCGTGGCGGCCGGGCGCCCGCGAGCTGCTCGCCGACGTCCGGGCCGCCGGGTTGGCCACCGCGCTGGTCACCGCGACCTACCGCTCGCTCGTCGAGATCGCGTTGGAGACCCTGGGTCGGGACAACTTCGACGTCACCGTCTGCGGGGACGAGGTCGCCCGGGGCAAGCCGCACCCGGACCCGTACCTGCGGGCCATGGAACTGCTCGACGTGGCCGCCCCGAACAGCCTGGCCGTGGAGGATTCGCCCACCGGCACCCGGGCCGCCGAACTTGCCGGCGTTGCCGTTCTCGTCGTGCCCTCCGAGGTGCCGGTGCCACCGGGACCGGCCCGGGCCTTCGCCCCGACCCTGGTCTCCATGACGGCCGGGTCGCTGCGGACCATCCACGCCGAGTTCGGCGCCGGGGACTGGGTCGGGGTGCAGTCCTGA
- the treZ gene encoding malto-oligosyltrehalose trehalohydrolase — protein sequence MSRPFRVWAPRADTVTLVLDGATVDGARHEVPMTGSADGWWAAQVGADVVADGAEVDYGFRLDDADTVLPDPRSRRQPAGVHQLSRTYDPAAHAWQDTAWTGRQLAGGLIYEMHIGTFTPQGTFDAAIDKLDHLVGLGVTLVEILPVNAFNGEHNWGYDGVLWFAVQEQYGGPAGYQRFVDACHAAGLGVIQDVVYNHLGASGNYLPSYGPYLHDDGRGNTWGDSVNLDGPDSGEVRRFILDNVTMWLRDHHVDGLRLDAVHALQDHSAVHLLEEMAQEVAALSAHLGRPLTLIAESDLNDPKLITPREAGGYGLTAQWNDDFHHVLHVALTGETVGYYSDFGSMEAIAKVVTEGFFHNGTWSSFRGRKHGRRIDPSTLQAWRFVGYLQDHDQIGNRAAGDRISDKLTSSDLFVGAVLVLTGPFTPMLFMGEEWAASTPWQFFTSHPEPELGEATAKGRLAEFAEMGWDPDTVPNPQDPETFTRSKLNWSETTEPGHADLLDLYRRLAALRRARPELTDPRFTEVSAQWDDDQRWLVIDRSGVRIAVNLSTSTRTVPLRAPAGDLLLATDDAISVQGSSVTLPANTAAVIAPVG from the coding sequence ATGTCCCGACCGTTCCGCGTGTGGGCCCCCCGGGCCGACACCGTCACCCTCGTCCTGGACGGGGCGACCGTGGACGGCGCCCGCCACGAGGTCCCCATGACCGGTTCGGCCGACGGGTGGTGGGCGGCGCAGGTGGGTGCCGACGTGGTCGCCGACGGGGCTGAGGTCGACTACGGGTTCCGGCTCGACGACGCCGACACCGTCCTGCCGGATCCGCGCTCGCGGCGGCAACCGGCGGGCGTGCACCAGCTGTCCCGCACCTACGACCCGGCCGCGCATGCGTGGCAGGACACCGCCTGGACCGGGCGGCAGCTGGCCGGCGGGCTGATCTACGAGATGCACATCGGCACCTTCACCCCGCAGGGCACCTTCGACGCGGCCATCGACAAGCTCGACCACCTCGTCGGGCTCGGGGTGACCCTGGTGGAGATCCTGCCCGTCAACGCATTCAACGGCGAGCACAACTGGGGCTACGACGGGGTTCTCTGGTTCGCCGTGCAGGAGCAGTACGGCGGCCCGGCCGGCTACCAGCGGTTCGTCGACGCCTGCCACGCCGCCGGTCTCGGCGTCATCCAGGACGTGGTCTACAACCACCTGGGCGCGAGCGGGAACTACCTCCCGTCCTACGGCCCCTACCTGCACGACGACGGCCGCGGGAACACCTGGGGCGACTCGGTGAACCTGGACGGTCCCGACTCCGGCGAGGTGCGCCGATTCATCCTGGACAACGTCACGATGTGGCTGCGCGACCACCACGTCGACGGCCTCCGACTGGACGCCGTGCACGCGCTGCAGGACCACTCGGCGGTCCACCTGCTCGAGGAGATGGCGCAGGAGGTGGCTGCGCTGTCCGCCCACCTCGGCCGCCCGCTCACGCTGATCGCCGAGTCGGACCTGAACGACCCCAAGCTCATCACCCCCCGCGAGGCCGGCGGCTACGGGCTCACCGCGCAGTGGAACGACGACTTCCACCACGTCCTGCACGTCGCCCTCACCGGTGAGACGGTCGGCTACTACAGCGATTTCGGGTCCATGGAGGCCATCGCCAAGGTGGTGACCGAGGGCTTCTTCCACAACGGGACCTGGTCCAGCTTCCGGGGGCGCAAGCACGGCCGCCGGATCGACCCGTCCACCCTGCAGGCCTGGCGGTTCGTCGGCTACCTGCAGGACCACGACCAGATCGGCAACCGCGCGGCGGGTGACCGGATCAGCGACAAGCTGACCTCCTCCGACCTCTTCGTCGGTGCCGTGCTCGTCCTCACCGGCCCGTTCACCCCGATGCTCTTCATGGGCGAGGAGTGGGCGGCGTCCACCCCGTGGCAGTTCTTCACCTCCCACCCCGAGCCCGAACTGGGCGAGGCCACCGCCAAGGGCCGACTCGCCGAGTTCGCCGAGATGGGCTGGGACCCGGACACGGTGCCCAACCCCCAGGACCCGGAGACCTTCACCCGCTCGAAGCTGAACTGGTCGGAGACCACCGAGCCCGGCCATGCCGACCTGCTCGACCTCTACCGCCGGCTGGCCGCCCTCCGCCGGGCCCGCCCGGAGCTCACCGATCCGCGGTTCACCGAGGTCAGCGCGCAGTGGGACGACGACCAACGCTGGCTGGTCATCGACCGGTCCGGGGTGCGGATCGCGGTCAACCTGAGCACCTCGACCCGGACCGTGCCGCTGCGGGCACCGGCGGGCGACCTCCTGCTGGCCACCGACGACGCCATCAGCGTGCAGGGCTCGTCGGTCACCCTGCCCGCCAACACCGCCGCGGTGATCGCCCCGGTCGGCTGA
- a CDS encoding DUF4287 domain-containing protein: MTTPRVTAPEPPADGSRPTGPASYFAGIEKTHGRPIQEWLDLAAERLAVEPHMAVVSWLKSEHGMGHGHANAVVAYVRSSLA; encoded by the coding sequence ATGACGACGCCCCGCGTGACGGCACCCGAACCGCCGGCCGACGGCAGCCGACCGACGGGGCCGGCCTCGTACTTCGCCGGCATCGAGAAGACCCATGGCCGGCCGATCCAGGAGTGGCTGGACCTCGCCGCCGAGAGGCTGGCCGTCGAGCCCCACATGGCCGTGGTGTCCTGGCTGAAGAGCGAACACGGGATGGGTCACGGCCACGCCAACGCGGTCGTGGCCTACGTGCGCAGCTCTCTCGCCTGA
- a CDS encoding cryptochrome/photolyase family protein — protein sequence MSGQVASADPGTRWLFGDQLGPHFLDAADQPVLMIESRRVFARRRFHRQKAHLVLSAMRHRAAELGDRCTYVRADTYAEAVTAAQADGVDLSVCQPTSFAAVRLVERLDDVRMLPARGFATSRDEFTDWAGGRKSKSLLMEDFYRLARKRLGVLMDGDDPVQGRWNFDAENRGGPPKPAERVQRDGAGVLDVPPPWWPEEDEIDAEVRADLDRWAADGDVTFIGDDGPRLFPATAAEAQSALGRFLDGRLSAFGRYEDAMLADDPWMAHSLLSSSLNLGLLDPVDVVHTAEQAYRAGDAPIEAVEGFVRQVIGWRDYMWNLYWHLGDDYRHGNELQAREPLPAWFADLDADAVQARCLSSILRDVRQHGWVHHIPRLMVLGNYGLQRGWRPDQLTDWFHRAFVDGYDWVMVPNVVGMSQYADGGRITTKPYAGGGAYINRMSDYCKPCAYSPTVRVGEKACPFTAGYWWFLNRHRDGLSGNFRMKQPLMGLTRLSDLEALVEQEDERGSRAP from the coding sequence GTGAGTGGTCAGGTCGCGAGCGCCGATCCGGGCACCCGCTGGCTGTTCGGCGACCAACTGGGACCGCACTTCCTGGACGCCGCCGACCAGCCGGTCCTGATGATCGAGTCCCGGCGGGTCTTCGCCCGGCGGCGGTTCCACCGCCAGAAGGCCCATCTGGTGCTGTCGGCCATGCGGCACCGGGCCGCCGAGCTCGGTGACCGCTGCACCTACGTCAGGGCCGACACGTACGCCGAGGCCGTCACCGCCGCGCAGGCCGACGGGGTCGACCTCTCGGTGTGCCAGCCGACGTCGTTCGCCGCCGTGCGGCTCGTCGAGCGACTCGACGACGTCCGGATGCTGCCCGCCCGGGGATTCGCCACCTCCCGGGACGAGTTCACCGACTGGGCCGGCGGGCGGAAGTCGAAGTCCCTGCTCATGGAGGACTTCTACCGGCTCGCCCGCAAGCGGCTGGGTGTGCTGATGGACGGCGACGACCCGGTGCAGGGTCGGTGGAACTTCGACGCCGAGAATCGCGGCGGCCCGCCGAAGCCGGCGGAGCGGGTGCAGCGCGACGGCGCCGGCGTGCTGGACGTGCCGCCGCCGTGGTGGCCCGAGGAGGACGAGATCGACGCCGAGGTGCGTGCCGACCTGGATCGCTGGGCGGCCGACGGCGACGTCACCTTCATCGGAGACGACGGGCCCCGACTGTTCCCGGCCACCGCCGCCGAGGCGCAGAGCGCCCTGGGCCGTTTCCTGGACGGGCGGTTGTCCGCGTTCGGCCGGTACGAGGACGCGATGCTCGCCGACGACCCGTGGATGGCGCACTCCCTGCTGTCCTCCTCGCTCAACCTGGGTCTGCTGGATCCGGTGGACGTGGTGCACACCGCCGAGCAGGCCTACCGCGCCGGCGACGCGCCGATCGAGGCGGTGGAGGGCTTCGTCCGGCAGGTGATCGGCTGGCGCGACTACATGTGGAACCTGTACTGGCACCTGGGGGACGACTACCGGCACGGCAACGAGCTGCAGGCCCGTGAACCGCTGCCGGCCTGGTTCGCGGATCTGGACGCCGACGCCGTGCAGGCCCGGTGCCTGTCCTCGATCCTGCGCGACGTCCGGCAGCACGGCTGGGTGCACCACATCCCGCGGCTGATGGTGCTGGGCAACTATGGCCTGCAGCGCGGCTGGCGCCCCGATCAGCTCACCGACTGGTTCCACCGGGCGTTCGTGGACGGGTACGACTGGGTGATGGTGCCCAATGTGGTGGGCATGTCGCAGTACGCGGACGGCGGGCGGATCACCACCAAGCCGTATGCGGGCGGCGGCGCGTACATCAACCGGATGAGCGACTACTGCAAGCCCTGCGCCTACTCCCCCACGGTCCGGGTCGGCGAGAAGGCCTGCCCGTTCACCGCGGGGTACTGGTGGTTCCTGAACCGGCACCGGGACGGTCTGTCCGGCAACTTCCGGATGAAGCAGCCGCTGATGGGGTTGACCCGGCTGTCCGATCTGGAGGCGCTGGTCGAGCAGGAGGACGAACGGGGCTCCCGGGCGCCCTGA
- the glgX gene encoding glycogen debranching protein GlgX, producing the protein MEVWPGTAYPLGATYDGTGTNFAIFSEVAEKVELVLIGERGKETRIPMPEVDGYVWHCYIPVVGPGQRYGYRVHGPNDPASGTRCNPNKLLLDPYAKAVSGQIDWDPSLFSYNLGDPDSVNNDDSGRHMMYGVVINPFFDWTGDRQPRTPYHETVIYEAHVKGLTELHPEIPEAQRGTYAGVTHPAVIDHLTRLGVTALELMPVHQFVNDSTLMDKGLSNYWGYNTIGFFAPQNTYGAFGDRGQQVQEFKAMVKAMHAAGIEVILDVVYNHTAEGNHLGPTLSFRGIDNAAYYRLVEDDKQFYMDYTGTGNSLNVRHPHSLQLLMDSLRYWVTEMHVDGFRFDLAATLAREFYDVDRLSTFFELVQQDPIVSQVKLIAEPWDIGPGGYQVGNFPPQWTEWNGKYRDTVRDFWRGEPATLGEFASRLTGSADLYEYSGRRPVASINFVTAHDGFTMADLVSYNEKHNEANGEDNNDGESHNRSWNCGVEGPTDDPEIVTMRQRQQRNFLATLMLSQGVPMIAHGDELGRTQQGNNNTYCQDSELSWIDWSNADEALIEFTASVNRLRAQHPTFRRRRFFDGRPVARGEGEPLPDIAWITPAGEVMTPEDWDSGFGRSVGVFLNGNGIRGMDRRGSRVVDDSFLMLFSAHDQPLDFTLPHEEYGTAWRLVIDTAGVPEHIEPLPAGASVTVADKGLVVLQAVMAVDTPVASGAPAAAAVPTVAPVPVATQVALHEQPPTGEPVNADPLPDDLSPSPAAAGATMDPDDGTQGQS; encoded by the coding sequence ATGGAGGTCTGGCCGGGAACCGCCTACCCGCTGGGCGCGACCTACGACGGGACCGGCACCAACTTCGCGATCTTCAGCGAGGTGGCCGAGAAGGTCGAACTGGTGCTGATCGGTGAGCGCGGCAAGGAGACCCGCATCCCGATGCCCGAGGTCGACGGATACGTCTGGCACTGCTACATCCCCGTCGTGGGCCCGGGCCAGCGGTACGGCTACCGCGTGCACGGCCCCAACGACCCCGCGTCCGGGACACGGTGCAACCCCAACAAGCTGTTGCTCGACCCGTACGCCAAGGCCGTGTCCGGCCAGATCGACTGGGACCCGTCGCTGTTCTCCTACAACCTGGGTGACCCGGACTCGGTGAACAACGACGACTCGGGCCGCCACATGATGTACGGCGTCGTGATCAACCCGTTCTTCGACTGGACGGGCGATCGGCAGCCCCGCACGCCGTACCACGAGACGGTCATCTACGAGGCGCACGTCAAGGGCCTGACCGAGCTGCACCCGGAGATCCCGGAGGCGCAGCGCGGCACCTACGCCGGTGTCACCCACCCCGCCGTCATCGACCACCTGACCCGCCTCGGCGTCACCGCGCTCGAGCTGATGCCGGTCCACCAGTTCGTGAACGACAGCACCCTGATGGACAAGGGCCTGTCGAACTACTGGGGCTACAACACCATCGGCTTCTTCGCCCCGCAGAACACCTACGGCGCCTTCGGCGACCGCGGGCAGCAGGTGCAGGAGTTCAAGGCCATGGTCAAGGCCATGCACGCCGCGGGAATCGAGGTCATCCTCGACGTGGTCTACAACCACACCGCCGAGGGCAACCACCTGGGCCCCACGCTGTCGTTCCGGGGTATCGACAACGCGGCCTACTACCGCCTGGTCGAGGACGACAAGCAGTTCTACATGGACTACACCGGCACCGGGAACTCGCTGAACGTCCGGCATCCGCACTCCCTGCAGCTGCTCATGGACTCGCTGCGGTACTGGGTGACCGAGATGCACGTGGACGGCTTCCGCTTCGACCTCGCGGCCACGTTGGCCCGCGAGTTCTACGACGTGGACCGGCTCTCCACCTTCTTCGAGCTCGTCCAGCAGGACCCGATCGTCTCCCAGGTCAAGCTCATCGCCGAGCCGTGGGACATCGGCCCCGGCGGGTACCAGGTCGGCAACTTCCCGCCCCAGTGGACCGAGTGGAACGGCAAGTACCGCGACACCGTCCGCGACTTCTGGCGGGGTGAGCCGGCCACCCTGGGTGAGTTCGCCTCGCGGCTCACCGGCTCGGCCGACCTGTACGAGTACTCCGGTCGCCGTCCGGTCGCGTCGATCAACTTCGTCACCGCGCACGACGGCTTCACCATGGCCGACCTCGTCTCGTACAACGAGAAGCACAACGAGGCCAACGGTGAGGACAACAACGACGGCGAATCGCACAACCGGTCCTGGAACTGCGGCGTCGAGGGCCCGACCGACGATCCCGAGATCGTCACGATGCGCCAGCGCCAGCAGCGGAACTTCCTGGCCACCCTGATGCTCTCGCAGGGCGTGCCGATGATCGCCCACGGCGATGAGCTGGGCCGCACCCAGCAGGGCAACAACAACACCTACTGCCAGGACTCCGAGCTGTCCTGGATCGACTGGAGCAACGCCGACGAGGCGCTCATCGAGTTCACCGCCTCGGTCAACCGGCTGCGTGCGCAGCACCCGACGTTCCGTCGCCGCCGGTTCTTCGACGGCCGCCCGGTGGCCCGAGGCGAGGGCGAGCCGCTGCCCGACATCGCCTGGATCACCCCCGCCGGCGAGGTGATGACCCCGGAGGACTGGGATTCCGGGTTCGGCCGATCGGTCGGGGTGTTCCTCAACGGCAACGGCATCCGCGGCATGGACCGCCGCGGCAGCCGGGTGGTCGACGACTCGTTCCTCATGCTGTTCAGCGCGCACGACCAGCCGCTGGACTTCACCCTGCCGCACGAGGAGTACGGCACGGCCTGGCGCCTGGTCATCGACACCGCCGGCGTGCCCGAGCACATCGAGCCGTTGCCGGCCGGAGCCTCGGTGACCGTGGCCGACAAGGGTCTGGTCGTGCTGCAGGCCGTCATGGCCGTCGACACCCCGGTCGCCTCGGGTGCGCCCGCCGCCGCAGCCGTGCCGACCGTCGCGCCGGTGCCGGTGGCCACCCAGGTCGCGCTGCACGAGCAGCCGCCCACCGGTGAGCCGGTGAACGCCGATCCCCTGCCGGACGATCTGAGCCCCAGCCCGGCCGCGGCCGGCGCGACGATGGATCCGGACGACGGGACCCAGGGCCAGAGCTGA
- a CDS encoding PAC2 family protein, which produces MIAAFEGWNDAGDAATSAVEQLSLTWDAVPLGELDPEGYYDFQVSRPTVKLVDGVTRTIEWPTTRMSVCRLPQAACDVILVHGIEPNFRWKAFCAELLQVVTDHNVTTVISLGALLADVPHTRPVQVTGSAHDEATAERLGLTRSTYEGPTGISGVFQDLCVQAGIPAVSFWASVPHYVSQAPSPKATLALLHRVEEILDVEVPLGALPEQATEWEAEVSQIAAEDEEITEYIRSLEEREEADEPPLEPASGESIAAEFERYLRRRGPRPDGRR; this is translated from the coding sequence ATGATCGCCGCGTTCGAAGGGTGGAACGACGCGGGGGACGCGGCGACCTCCGCGGTCGAACAACTCTCGCTGACCTGGGACGCGGTTCCCCTGGGCGAACTGGATCCCGAGGGCTACTACGACTTCCAGGTCTCCCGACCGACGGTGAAGCTGGTGGACGGGGTGACCCGGACCATCGAGTGGCCCACCACCCGGATGTCGGTGTGTCGACTGCCGCAGGCCGCCTGCGACGTGATCCTCGTGCACGGCATCGAGCCGAACTTCCGGTGGAAGGCGTTCTGCGCGGAGCTGCTGCAGGTCGTGACCGACCACAACGTGACCACCGTGATCAGCCTGGGGGCACTGCTGGCCGACGTGCCGCACACCCGACCCGTCCAGGTCACCGGGTCCGCGCACGACGAGGCCACCGCCGAGCGGCTGGGCCTGACCCGGTCCACCTACGAGGGTCCGACGGGCATCTCGGGTGTCTTCCAGGATCTGTGCGTACAGGCCGGCATCCCCGCGGTGTCGTTCTGGGCCTCCGTGCCGCACTACGTCTCGCAGGCGCCCTCGCCGAAGGCGACGCTGGCCCTGCTGCACCGGGTCGAGGAGATCCTCGACGTCGAGGTGCCGCTGGGTGCGTTGCCGGAGCAGGCCACCGAGTGGGAGGCGGAGGTCTCCCAGATCGCCGCCGAGGACGAGGAGATCACCGAGTACATCCGGTCGCTGGAGGAACGCGAGGAGGCCGACGAGCCGCCGCTCGAGCCCGCGTCCGGCGAGTCCATCGCCGCCGAGTTCGAGCGCTATCTCCGCCGGCGCGGGCCCCGTCCCGACGGGCGCCGCTGA